A window of Centroberyx gerrardi isolate f3 chromosome 19, fCenGer3.hap1.cur.20231027, whole genome shotgun sequence genomic DNA:
GGTGCATTTCGCCAAAATATAAGACTTATTTGCTGCATAATCTTCACTGTGTTAACTTTCCAAGtttagagtgtgtgtattcagctacagtgaatgtgtgtgtgagtgtatcaACAGTGTGTGTATTAATCTGTATCATAGCTTATTTTATCCTGTACTgttgtaatatgctttggcaacactcaaTATCTTattcatgccagtaaagcatTCTCTGAATGTGGAatctgattctgtgtgtgtgtgtgtgtgtgtgtgtgtgtgtgtgtgtgtgtgtgtcagagcacTACATGCCTCactctgcaggaggaggaggaggaggaggaggaggaggaggaggattgtaTCTGGATGCCTATGAAGTGTCTTTTCCCCTGGAGGAGAGCATGGAGCGACCGCCCGCCTACCACCTGAACCACGGAGAGCAGATGATCGACGGTACGGCAGATCTACACACCGCAGCTCTATTATGTAGCAgtaacagaggtgtgaccaggtccacttcgctcgagtcccaagtcgagtctcaagtctaaatgtagaacagcaagtcaagtcagaacaaatccagagtccagtatcaatttaatatctcaaagaaaactaaatatctaggacttttcaatgcaatatggttttaataggataaaaacttggtaagagcatcatgagtttgatttctataatcagtttcaacttcaataaattcaatcattccatacaaattcagaaaacagaatttaaattcagtcgtccgctggaacaaatctcatcactttcaatctaagtcatttacacaaacacaagatctcaagtcaagactttagaaaccttttcaagtcatcaaagtacaagtcagagtcaagtcccaagtcaccagaacccaagtcaagtcaagtctcaagtaactGAAACTGTAACTCAAGTCTGAATAAAGTCAAACTAactagaactaaaactccaatctgcaataAATGATCTAGCCTGTCTCTACACAGTGttacctctcctccctcttcttctctctcctctcttctttcatcctctcctcttctctctctttcaccctctctctcctcctctatttcttttgtctctctcccctttctcacTCCCTTTGCTCTCTCTATCAACTcaattcctcctctctcttctctcctcatctctcctctcctctcctgtcctcttctgtcctcttttctctctttcaccctctctctttcctccttcttttgactctctcctcccctctcatctcctcttttttcttttcctctcctcattctTTCCTCCACAttctctcctctactttcctCTCTTCACCTTTAATTCTCTCCTCCACATTGCTtatcttctctgctcttctgctccgatcctctcctctcccctcctctcctctcctctcctcatctctctcctcccctctcctctcttctcctctcccctcctctcctctcctcatcgctctcctctcctctcccctctcttctcctctcctctcttctccttccctctcattctctcctctcctctcctctccatttatctcctcctctctcctcctctttcatctcctcctctctcctcctctttcatctcctcctctcttttcgcctctcctccttctctcctctcctctcctctgctctcctcctcttctctctcctctcctctcctctgctctcctcccctctctcctcctcttctctctcctctcctctctctcctcctctcctctcccctcctcctctctcctctctcctctcctccttctctcctctcctctactctcctctctctcctcctcttctctctcctctcctcctcttctctctcctctcctctctctcctcctctcctttcccctcctcctcttctctcctctcccctctctcctcctctcctctcccctctcccctctcccctctctcctcctcttctctctcccctctcctccttctttcctctcctctcctcctctcctcttctctcccctctcctccttctttcctctcccctctctctcctcctctcctctcccctcctcctctctcctctcctccttctctcctctctcctctcctctactctcctctctctcctcctcttctctctcctctcctcctcttctctctcctctcccctctctcctcctcttctctctcctcctctcctccttctctcctctccttctctcctctcctctctcctctatctcctcctctcctctcccctctctcctcctcttctctctcctcctctcctccttctctcctctcctctctcctctcctctcctctcccctctctcctctcctctcccctcctctctcctctcctctctcctctcctctcctctcccctctctcctctcctctcctctcccctctctcctcctcttctctctcctcctctcctccttctctcctctcctctctcctctcctctcctctcccctctctcctctcctctcctctcctctctcctcttctctctcctctcctctctccctcttctcctcctctctcctctcctcctctcctcctcttctcctgcagATCCTCCCTCTCAGTACAGTCCGTTCATCCTGGTCTCTAACCTGCGGGCTCACCTGTACGTTGCTCTGGAGAAGAACGCCTGGCTGCAGAAACGCatcgaggagctggaggaggagcgcAACTTCCTGCGCTGCCAGCTGGACCGCTTCATCGTCAGCATGAGGAGCCAGGAGGGTGAGGCGCCGGGAAACTTCCCATCATGCATCATTCATCTGTACTGGCTTAACACTAGAACAGAAATGGAACAATAATACTAGATAagataaaattacattttttcaatccccgtggggaaattgggttgttgaaAATGATAGGActcagcagggaaaaaagacaaataaaatataaaataagcaataaacagtagaaataaaaaaaataatgcaaacaataaagcaataacaTAGAATGTCAATAAGTGTTGGGTTATATAAACATCTGCTGGTGACAGTTTaaacatgttaagtagactgCATTGGTAGGAAATATGGAGGAGTATAGATTACTAACATGTATGGATTAAGTTAAATTACTGTATTACCTGGTATATATTACCCcagttttgactttttttttttttacacaaaaatcTAAATAGTCACGATAGTAATGTCTATATTTCATGTGTTTGAAAGAATCATTATGTAGCAGGAATAAATACGATTCAGAGATTAAGATTCAAGATTAAGATTTAATAAGAgattaaaattgaaaaaaatcccATCATCACACCATGACACAATTATTAAAAACCTCCTAGACTccctaattattaattaattgttATCATTTGATGATTTGGGAGTCAAGAATGTTGAATAGTAAATATTAAAGAGTACTTCTGCCTCAGGCTTCAAGTAGTTTAATAGTTGTTTAATAAatctgtttaggagacagtttggatttaactctttaagttttgattcgtcactgtTGAGAAGATTTCAGTTTCCATAGCGACACTAGAACTTTCATTTGAAAAGGCGAATCTGATgcatctcagttagtggggatggggcCTCAATTTGTGATCTAgactgtgtttttacataaaaatcttgcctagtgcagctttaactactATTTTATGCATTTAGTTTCACTAATACTCTTCTCCTCTTTGCAGAGTTTTATTATCACTTCGTCTCTGTTATCCAGTTCAGTTgtctttgcttttttcttttcttttgaggcGAGAAGATTTCATAAGCCACTTGTGTTCTTTGTGTCTTCCCTGCACAATTTGtcagtttcttctctctcctttctgcatTTTAAACATAACGACCCTCTGCTGTCAGACTGGTGTGCGGACGCCCAGCGAGCGGTGAAGCTGCAGCCCTCCAGCCCCCCCACTCCTCCGTCTCCCATGACCACCAGGTCTGGCATGACGCTCAAACGGCTGCAGGGTCAGGGGCCGCGCACCCGCCGCAGCGCTGCCATCCccggtgacacacacacacacacacacacacacacacacacacacaccgtcattACGAGATGTTCTATTTGTCTTACTGCACTTGAatacatcacaaatatttgactCTAAAGTTGAAACCTGCTTGATTTTGCAATTTTGCATCTCAAGAAAGTGAATTTACATAATCCTTACATGATACAATCAGTGTGTTTTCTACATTTCCACACTGACtttctattttgtttgttttgccccTGGCTGCAGTCAAACAGGAGTTTCATCTGGAAGAGGATAAGTTCTACACACAGGATGAGTacgtagaggaagaggaggaggaggaggaggaagacgaggactCGTCTGTGGAGAAAGGGTCGAAGAAGAAGGGCAGAGGAGGCCGAGCCGGCGGAGAGCccaggatgaagatgaggaggatcTTCAGGATCACACATggcagggagaggcagagaggtgaGCAGGCAGAACCTCACCGGGGTTAAACTGTACCGATAGACGAAGGACGATGATAGACCTGTTTTACCATGATTCATCCAGGAAAAGTTGACTAAGCATGCACACTTTCCATCCGCAACGGCCTGCTTCATATTAAAGTCGTCCAGTCAAAGCTAGTGTGCTTGCTTTTGGCtcttgttaaaggaatagttcacccaaaactgaaaattcagtcattatctactgaCCCTCAtaccagttgaaacacaggtgaagtttgttagtctaTTAAACACACAGGGAGCTTGCCAACACAACTTTGTAGCAGCctcctccaaaacaactgaagtctttgGGGTCCCGTTCTTCTGAGTtccaacaaaagcaaaaaaaaaatgtccataaagTTACTCCATACAGcccatgcagcataatccaagtcttctgaagccaaacgatcgcacagtgagtggaaaagagtgatatttacaccatttattttagcgcaaatcttcactacagacCTTGGGCGTTCACGTGAATCTTCCTCGCTTCCGTGTTTACACTGCTACCGGTCGCaaaggagaagagatggagatgaagtgaAGCAGAAGAGTTGGAGAAGGATTTTCAAGCTTTGACTCAAgtccctaatgttttgtacattgaGCAtatattctctctcctctcctctcctctctcccctcctctcctctcctctcctctcctctctcctctcctctcccctcctctcctctcctccccagttAAAGACCCAGACGGCGTGCTGATCCGCTACAAGAAGATCCTGTCCACCTACCAGCGGGTGAGGAGCATGTCCCGGGCCTTCCAGATCCACGGAGTCGACCGCAACACCATGGCCTCCACCTCGCCCATCGCCgagctgctgctggtggccCCCGACAAGGTCTGGACTGTTGGGAtgggatagaatagaatagaatagaactttattgtccagcCAAGGCAGGAAAGCCGTCTTCAAATCAGTGTCAAAGTCCCCTATCATGATGTTTATCCTGTGTCTTAGCTCAGTGATGTAGCGCTCAGTAAGAAGATGGGTAAATTGGAAATTCAAGTCCGTAATCACCGTAAGGCCAAGGACTGCCAacataaaccaaaaacaaatcaaaagtgcTTTACTCTAGCTTTTGTTTCTTGAAAATACCATATTTCCATTCATATGTTTTGATGGCAGATGGATATAGGTCATATTTTATATCTAGAAACAGATCAAAATGTAGGATTTTTTTTGAGCAGGTCATGAGTATCGCATAAGCTTGAGGTCAGAGTTGAAAGCACACGGCGGATACTCTCCGTTACCTTTTTCTATATGTTGGCATTtaagctgatgctcttatccacaCCGACTCGCAATGAGAGCAGAAGAATAAGTGTTGCAACTTTGCACCTTGGCAGCAGATAAGAAGGTTTGGAACAAGAGAAAGGAGCTTTTGCACAGCTGTAGAGCAGGTAGACGGCAGCTGTGTAGGAGGAAAAACCTGCAAACAATGTAGAAAACCTTTTTTAGTTTGAACTGCAAATCTGAAGCCGTGTGCCGGAGTCTTTTCCACATTAGAAGGTAAGGTAGTGTCAGCAGAAAATACCGTTTTGgattttttaaagtttgaacttcattacccagaaatcttgTAACACAACATCAGTAAACTGTGCTCTCCTCGGACATTAATGTCTTCTTcataagatgagatgagatgagataagataacaAACAGAACAATGCCATGGTAGTACaggaaatgtaataaagtaataaaaatgGTACAGGAAATATAATAAgtcataaataaatattgttaAATGATTATattcttagtgtgtgttggaggtgaGGAGGCTCAGccatgttggtgagtccagctctgTCTGGATTTTGCTCAGATTTGATTTGTCGCCTCCTGTGATTTCCCACCAGAGACCAACAacagacaccagaatttccTCAGAGAATAGCGCTAATCTACTGCGTCAATTAGTCAGAATAGCCCCACTTTGAGATGTAGGCCAGTCAGACGGTCGTATTTCTCCATAAGCATCTTACCTTGTGCAGCTTTCCTCAGTGACCAACATTACacgcaaccaatagtaaggatttggttagttcagtttatttgtgcaagaaagtaaaatataaaatgccAATAGACagaattaattaatgaattgacttacaaataaaaatgaaattgacTTACAAGTGAAAAAGAGTACAAAAGTAATAATAGCTTAAACAAAGCAATAATAACAGTCATAAATAACAACCAACtaaaagaaataagagaatGAAAACGAATTGAGCAATACTACTTACAGAAATATAAGTAGATAATAACATGAGAGCTGCAGCCGCTTCATTACAGATGGAAGAGCGTGTTTCTGTGACCCTGGGTGATGATGTGTGACACAGAGGAGTGAggtcagaagaagaagagagcggAGGATGAAGGTTGAGGAAGATGACGGATCATAAACCCCTCTGTGTTGCAGGTGGCGGAGGTCGGCGAGTTCGAGGCGTCCAAAgagaagctgctggactacgcCCGGCGCTGCTACAGGACCATGGACGAGCCGACGCACGCCAAGGTCCAGACCATGAAGAAGACTCACAAGCTGCTGCCCATCTCCTATAGGTTCAGAAACTGACCaataggagagagggagaagagcagagaggtACCCCCACAGAGCCTGATCTGGAGGCAGGTTTCTGTACTAAATGTGTAGGAAGGCAGCacgattattttctttttttttattattatgattgcAATATAAAATGTGGCACTTGTAGATATAGCtttttcaacaatttattttttcagcgCTGAAGAAATGTCAAAGAACTGTGGGGGCAAGAAGACTAAATACCAGTGTTTAGGGTTAGTTTAGTTTGAATAAAATTAAAGATTTTTGCCAACATGCAGCTTGATTTATTGGCCAGTTGgcacaaaatatatattgtttaaGAAGCAGTCCTCAAACAGTGCAGCAAGAAAATGTGCAcaaattgcagtttttttttttgtttgttttttgttgtttgtttagtAGTGGCTGCAGATGTGATTTCAGGATTTCAGTTTGTTGGAAACTGAGTTGTAGCTGAGATTTAGGTTTTCAGTGGAGGTTTCTGTTATTTGCTGTTCTACCTCAGGAACTTAAGTTCTAAATGAAAGATATACATTGTGAATTATAATATCCATTTATAATATCCATGGATAAAATGGAGAGTTTTCATTTCAAAGACTGTTTACAGTAGTTTCCCACGCCTGCAACCATTTTGAAGGAGTGGGGTTGAAATTTGTGAAATAGTGAAGATTTTATTTTGGAGTGACAGTTTATTTTGCTGTGGGAGGATTTACAGATCCAACATGATGCTTAAGAAGAAGGCtggctttcattttgtttcacttcTGTTTTCTATTAGACATGAGAAAGATATTGTTTTgggtttgattttgtttgtttgtttttcaatttatgttTTAGCCACCCTATGTAAAGTTGAAGTTGTTTGAAAATATATAgagaaaataatttattttgtgaaatgtgttgatTTATTTCTTATCTATCGTTGCTCCTGCAGGAATTGGTGCAGGAGTGTCTCTTACTGGTTTATTATTTATGTTGACTGGTTATGTGATGACAGAAGGTTTAAAATATCACATCAACCAAGAAAATAAATCACTTTCAAAACCATGATCGTTGCCATTTTATTTTTGCAGTCAGGAGTCACAACATGAGCTGAACAAAGTGTGAAGAATGTGAAGTTGAGTTTTCAGAGCGCTGGATTCAGCCTTGGAGTCGAGGAGAATATCAGAGATAAAATACTTTACGTTGTACACTTCACATGCCTGCAGCAATACGATTACATTCCCAGACTGATGATACTGCAACTAAGTCTGAGTCACAGCAGCCTGGAAATAGATGAAATAACTATTGAGAGGGTGATCATATGATGGAGAACTAGATAAAGAAATAacagataaagagaaaagacaTTAATGTTGGATTGATAGATTTTCAGAccctgttttcatttcagttgctTCACTCAAATACTTCTTACTGTAATATATAGGCTACTATAAATTCAGATAATAGATATTTATATCAGCTTGAAAAGGCAGATAAATGCTGTTTCCCAGTTTAAAACATAAATCagtggaaaaaatataaaaacatcatcaatcatcaaatcaattttatgtatttatttatttatttttggacatcttactactCGGataactgaaatgaatctacacagacataAATCCTCTTCatccagtggtggaaagaatACTAATGTCCTACTCCAGTAGAAGTTACCTTGCTGATATATCACCCCAGTCCTATAGTCTCTCTTCATTGGCTCcctgttcattttaaaattcaatttAAGACCTTGCCGATTGTTTTAAAAGCTCTTAAAGGTCAGGCCCCATCTTATATCACAGATCTTATTCACTGGCACTCAGCTCCTAGGTCTCTTAGATCTGACAACAAATTTCTCTTGTATGTCCCACGGTCACGACTAAAACTAAAAGGTGACAGAGCCTTTGCAATTGCTGCTCCACGATTGTGGAACCAGTTGCCGTTAGATATTAGATgtgctccctccatctctgtttttaaatccaggctgaagacacatttttattctctgGCCTTTTTGGCCCACTAATCTTTTAATCTGTTGTCATGTCTATAACTCTGTATTTTGTCCCTTGTTGCTGCTTATTGTTGTCGTTGGTAtgtttctccttgtgttttacttttactttgtattttaatgttcttttgtacagcactttggtcagatcaagctgtgtttaaatgtgctctagaaataaactttacttacttaagGAGAactaaaattactggtgtaaaaatctactgatgtaaaagtaaaaagtgtctcatttaaaatgtcctcagagtaaaagttcctgagttatttttttttagaaaagagaacgttgttagctgtgatcttttccatgtgattctaaaaggagagaggacagagttcaaactagattcttttaagtggaaacattagaaatgacaaaataaagtgcagaaacaaagtaaagccagattcctcttctcactgtgaatggatccacagtttgtcagtttacgttgatccagtttctgttgctgatggagagacacaagaTCTGTTCTCTGTAatagatgtgatttaaaatgcagtAATACTTatgtaaaattactgactttaaaaaatactccaaaaagtacaagtacacaaaaaggctactcagttacagtaactgGACTTCCACCCTTGACTACATCAGACGGCAGCCCTGCAGCGCCCTCCAGTGGAGCAGGGAGGCACCTGCACTGTGTGAAATATGACTGACTGCTGACCGGATCAATACTGCTGGATGGATTTTTTTGGATGCTTTCTGAAATTATGGGCTGGGGAAAAAATGGCTTCAGCTTTATTACGGCCCTTAACATCAAGTTCAATACACAAAGCTCAGTTATGAATCACAGGAGATATTGTGGGAAAACTTACAGCCGCCCTATACAGCATACATTATAGTAATATATTTTAACTCTCCTGGGCCCCTGAATGAGTTTATATTCCTCATCTGGGTCCCCATTTGAAAAAGATTAAGACCCCATGATTAGAGACAAAGCAATATTCTGTCATCTGTTCAAAGAAAATAATTAAGCTTTTTGATAAACGATGGGTAGGAGACTGTTGCTCAGCATGGAAAAGCAGAGGCTGCAGTAGCTTCAGACAAGGCTGtgttcaaagtgtgtgtgtgtgtgtgtgtgtgtgtgtgtgtgtgtgtgtgtgtgttaggagtgggagtggggggtggtggtggctCTCAGTATGGTGGGACCCTTAAAGACTGATCAATACTGCTGTTTTCATAAATCACCATAATGTCGACCTGGAGGCCAGAACATATATACGGATCAATTATGAAGGGGTAATTTGTATAAATCATAATTATGGCCAGTGACTTCAGGTTCAAAGCATAATGATCAATTATGACACACTTATTTTTCAGAGATCATCAATcaaatgacaggaaacagaactgaattccattcaattccatgaaattccacttctaagagagtttgtctcgactcgctaaacattataaatcaaacattatgaatcaaataaaagacagttcaacaaatgaaatacattcaatcataatgtattgATTAcaattacatgttctgcatcaaatgccgcctgaaaggttcctttaacattttatgatattcagtattgataatatataacactatgtgtaatctcagatatgtggtgagaaaaaaaagccaATTTTACATCTCATCTTCATTCCATTTCATACGCCCAtatattttgaaaagtgtacatatattttattttattctatctatatattctattttatactGTTATTATACTCTGccactttatatttttattacttcTTACTTACATTTTTCTCATAGTTCTTCTTACATTTTGCACTGCTGTCTTATTACTGCATTGTTTGTATACTGcctttgtttacttgtttacatTGTTGAGGCTAGCTCTGGGCTCAAGAATTTCATAGCTAACATTATCTGCTGTTATCTTGCTGTTCTGACTGTTGTGCTCGTGACAATAAAGAACCTTGAACCTTGAACTTGAACCAATTCCAATTGAGCTGTTTCCTTTGCTTCTTTTCTTATCTTCTTATTATGCTTTCATCAAGGTTATTGATAAACGAAGAGAGTTTTTCTGATGTTGGGTTTCTGCACTGTCTTGTTTATGTGAGACAAACGCTGAGCTGTGTTGACATGACAACACATCTTGAATTTGAAGGGAAAGT
This region includes:
- the LOC139930607 gene encoding coiled-coil domain-containing protein 106-like — translated: MPHSAGGGGGGGGGGGGLYLDAYEVSFPLEESMERPPAYHLNHGEQMIDDPPSQYSPFILVSNLRAHLYVALEKNAWLQKRIEELEEERNFLRCQLDRFIVSMRSQEDWCADAQRAVKLQPSSPPTPPSPMTTRSGMTLKRLQGQGPRTRRSAAIPVKQEFHLEEDKFYTQDEYVEEEEEEEEEDEDSSVEKGSKKKGRGGRAGGEPRMKMRRIFRITHGRERQRVKDPDGVLIRYKKILSTYQRVRSMSRAFQIHGVDRNTMASTSPIAELLLVAPDKVAEVGEFEASKEKLLDYARRCYRTMDEPTHAKVQTMKKTHKLLPISYRFRN